Proteins encoded by one window of Chondromyces crocatus:
- a CDS encoding serine/threonine-protein kinase has protein sequence MAREQLMVIADRFEVERLVARGGMGSVYRAFDREEQRIVALKLMDGDAGDGLDVERFLREADTLARVQHPRVVPYLGKGRTTEGRPYLVMPWLDGEDLRGRLDRGLLSLRDALDVIRRAAEAVAAVHAHGIVHRDLKPANFFLPGGSIQHLTLLDFGIARRFATRSRLTLSGAILGTPQYMAPEQAGNGQAIVPASDVYALGVIFYECLAGRPPFDAPHIAGVLARILFDVEEPIQVLRPGVPGPWAALLTRMLDKTPAHRPQSAEALGVELAKLPLAVLEEGTTAVAWSPSAPSTHAAPATPEQMLACALLLALPQAPGEEGSSQAGSGSSTPGHKVESALLRFGFHVESIAGSTLLAILSSGNVATDLARTAARAALHVREVWPTARIALATGRALVDLRHPVGEAVDRAALLLERATSQAAIDLPAEGWIRIDPLTAGLLDARFLIATEGDTAILLGERSDLDESRLLLGRPTPCVGREIELTQLEGLMTRAVDDAIAQAALIVAAPGTGKSRVRHELLRRLRSTHPQAEIVIGHGDPVTAGSPYGILSGALRGLAGIRAGDAPEQARTRLVAQLCRHVAAPDTGRIADFLGELCGVCSPDEDNPPLRAARSDPHLMSEQITQAFLDWLVAECAHHPIVLVLEDLQWGDAMTVKLVETSLRDGGDLPLLVLALARPEVKTAFPDLLSKRALELTLQPLSRRASEALIREVLGATVDASTIARLSDLAGGNALFLEELIRTEAEGKSGVVPETVLAMLQARIGRLCLTSRRLLRAASIFGEAFWAEPVQRVCEAWGAPEDVSPLLPQLVDAEFIQRRRKSRFPDELEYGFRHALVRDAAYSLLTDTDRRTGHVFVGHWLEAMGDSDAMEIAGHAHEGGEPTRALTFHLRAAEQSLDRNDLGEAFARATKGLDDGAQGLELGILHGIQAIALHGLGDWPRCASVGLTALELLPTGSAWWCRTAEKLLHVLPQVGQLRRSAALSDDLLLLTPAPDARAAHLVALCQLVGSFTVVGARAKAQHCLARLNGTEREFFDGNPHVRGMALHWHAFFITVLDADPWRAKELTEQSESAFLDIQAPHHLSFVRTLGGFARAVLADLAGAEQACRSALALAERLGDGYLLANAQFYLAYALSETSTRENLIEATTLAQRVLDADVSPTYELSARWALARIALAQAQWASAEAEAGRARALSHEVPIYRLATSTCSIQALLGQRRIEEAVTIVNEELKRVRRLGAAGFAEIPFLAAAADALLLAGKRDASRTCLQDAAAAIALRAGRIPDEAAKHRYLHEERCNRGVLDACSRLV, from the coding sequence ATGGCGCGCGAGCAGCTGATGGTGATCGCGGACCGTTTCGAGGTCGAGCGCCTGGTCGCCCGCGGTGGAATGGGCTCGGTTTATCGCGCCTTCGACCGAGAGGAGCAGCGCATCGTCGCCCTCAAGCTCATGGATGGCGATGCCGGTGACGGGCTGGACGTCGAGCGGTTCCTGCGCGAGGCCGACACGCTCGCCCGTGTGCAGCACCCCCGCGTCGTGCCGTACCTCGGCAAGGGTCGCACCACCGAAGGGAGACCCTACCTCGTCATGCCCTGGCTCGATGGGGAAGACCTGCGTGGCCGGCTGGATCGCGGCCTTCTCTCGCTGCGGGACGCCCTCGACGTGATCCGCCGTGCCGCCGAGGCGGTGGCTGCGGTGCACGCCCACGGCATCGTTCACCGCGACCTCAAGCCAGCGAACTTCTTCCTGCCCGGCGGCTCCATCCAGCACCTCACGCTGCTCGACTTCGGCATCGCGCGCCGGTTCGCGACCCGCTCTCGGCTCACCCTGTCGGGCGCCATCCTGGGCACGCCCCAGTACATGGCGCCGGAGCAGGCCGGAAACGGCCAGGCGATCGTCCCCGCGAGCGACGTCTACGCGCTCGGCGTCATCTTCTACGAATGCCTGGCGGGCAGGCCACCGTTTGATGCCCCCCACATCGCCGGGGTGCTCGCGCGGATCCTGTTCGACGTCGAGGAGCCCATCCAGGTCCTGAGGCCTGGGGTCCCGGGGCCCTGGGCGGCGCTGCTCACGCGCATGCTCGACAAGACCCCGGCCCACCGCCCGCAAAGTGCGGAGGCGCTGGGTGTCGAGCTTGCGAAGCTACCCCTCGCAGTCCTCGAGGAAGGCACCACGGCCGTCGCGTGGTCGCCCAGCGCCCCGTCGACGCACGCGGCCCCGGCGACGCCCGAGCAGATGCTTGCTTGCGCTCTCCTGCTCGCGCTGCCCCAGGCCCCCGGCGAAGAAGGTTCCTCGCAGGCCGGATCGGGAAGCTCGACCCCGGGACACAAAGTGGAGAGCGCCTTGCTTCGCTTCGGCTTCCATGTCGAGAGCATTGCCGGATCGACGCTCCTCGCGATCCTCTCTTCGGGCAACGTCGCCACCGATCTCGCGCGCACCGCAGCGCGCGCCGCCCTCCACGTGCGCGAGGTCTGGCCGACCGCCCGGATCGCCCTGGCCACCGGGCGCGCCCTGGTCGATCTGCGGCACCCCGTCGGAGAAGCCGTCGATCGCGCCGCGCTCCTTCTCGAGCGCGCCACTTCGCAAGCCGCCATCGACCTGCCAGCGGAGGGATGGATCCGGATCGACCCGCTCACGGCCGGACTCCTCGACGCCCGCTTCCTCATTGCGACCGAAGGAGACACGGCCATCCTGCTCGGCGAGCGTTCTGATCTCGACGAGAGCAGGCTCCTGCTTGGAAGACCTACCCCCTGCGTTGGTCGAGAGATCGAGCTCACGCAGCTGGAGGGGCTCATGACCCGGGCCGTCGATGATGCCATCGCCCAGGCGGCACTGATCGTCGCGGCACCGGGGACCGGGAAATCCCGGGTGCGCCATGAGCTGCTTCGCCGCCTCCGGAGCACGCATCCCCAGGCGGAGATCGTCATTGGCCACGGCGATCCCGTCACTGCCGGCTCGCCCTACGGCATCCTGAGTGGTGCGCTCCGCGGCCTTGCCGGCATCCGTGCTGGAGACGCCCCGGAGCAGGCGCGCACACGGCTCGTGGCGCAGCTCTGCCGCCACGTCGCCGCTCCCGACACCGGACGCATCGCGGACTTTCTGGGTGAACTGTGCGGCGTGTGCTCGCCCGACGAGGACAACCCACCGCTCCGCGCCGCCCGTAGCGATCCCCACCTGATGAGCGAGCAGATCACGCAAGCGTTCCTCGACTGGCTCGTCGCCGAGTGCGCGCACCACCCGATCGTCCTGGTCCTCGAAGATCTCCAGTGGGGTGATGCCATGACGGTCAAGCTCGTGGAGACCTCGCTGCGGGATGGCGGGGATCTGCCGCTCCTCGTCCTCGCGCTCGCGCGGCCCGAGGTGAAGACCGCCTTTCCCGACCTCCTGTCGAAGCGCGCGCTGGAGCTGACCCTTCAGCCGCTCAGCCGCAGGGCGAGCGAGGCGCTCATCAGAGAAGTCCTCGGAGCCACCGTGGACGCCTCCACCATCGCACGGCTCTCCGATCTGGCCGGCGGGAACGCCCTCTTCCTGGAAGAGCTGATCCGCACCGAGGCGGAGGGCAAAAGCGGCGTCGTCCCCGAGACGGTGCTGGCCATGCTTCAGGCACGCATCGGACGCCTTTGCCTCACGTCACGACGCTTGCTTCGTGCGGCGAGCATCTTCGGTGAGGCCTTCTGGGCGGAGCCCGTGCAGCGTGTGTGCGAAGCGTGGGGAGCGCCCGAGGACGTCTCGCCTTTGCTGCCCCAGCTCGTCGACGCGGAGTTCATCCAGCGCCGCCGCAAGAGCCGGTTCCCTGACGAGCTGGAGTATGGTTTCCGTCACGCCCTCGTCCGCGACGCGGCCTACAGCCTGCTCACGGACACGGATCGTCGCACGGGCCACGTCTTCGTCGGGCACTGGCTCGAAGCCATGGGCGACTCGGACGCGATGGAGATCGCTGGTCATGCGCACGAAGGCGGGGAGCCGACGCGCGCGTTGACGTTCCACCTCCGTGCGGCCGAGCAATCGCTGGACCGCAACGATCTCGGCGAAGCCTTCGCGCGAGCGACCAAGGGGCTCGACGACGGTGCCCAGGGCCTCGAACTCGGGATCTTGCACGGCATCCAGGCCATCGCCCTGCATGGCCTTGGCGACTGGCCTCGATGCGCGTCCGTGGGCCTGACGGCGCTCGAGCTCTTGCCGACCGGCAGCGCATGGTGGTGCCGCACCGCGGAGAAGCTCTTGCACGTGCTTCCCCAGGTCGGCCAGCTCAGGCGTTCCGCGGCGCTCTCTGACGACCTCCTCCTGCTGACACCGGCCCCTGATGCGCGCGCCGCCCATCTCGTCGCCCTGTGTCAGCTCGTCGGCTCGTTCACCGTCGTGGGGGCGCGCGCGAAGGCCCAGCACTGCCTTGCGCGATTAAACGGTACCGAGCGCGAGTTCTTCGACGGCAACCCCCACGTCCGAGGCATGGCCCTCCACTGGCATGCCTTCTTCATCACCGTGCTCGACGCCGATCCATGGCGTGCGAAGGAACTCACCGAGCAGAGCGAGAGCGCCTTCCTCGACATCCAGGCGCCCCACCACCTGTCGTTCGTGCGCACCCTGGGGGGCTTCGCGCGGGCGGTGCTTGCCGATCTCGCGGGCGCCGAGCAGGCCTGCCGGAGTGCCCTCGCGCTCGCGGAGCGGCTCGGCGACGGCTACCTCCTGGCCAACGCGCAGTTCTATCTGGCGTACGCCCTCAGTGAGACCTCCACGCGGGAGAACCTCATCGAGGCGACCACGCTCGCTCAGCGCGTCCTCGACGCCGACGTCAGCCCCACCTACGAACTCAGCGCCCGCTGGGCCCTGGCTCGTATCGCCCTTGCGCAGGCGCAGTGGGCGAGCGCCGAGGCCGAGGCTGGTCGCGCCCGCGCCTTGAGCCACGAGGTCCCCATTTACCGGCTCGCCACATCCACCTGCTCGATCCAGGCCCTGCTCGGGCAACGACGGATCGAGGAAGCCGTGACCATCGTGAACGAAGAACTCAAGCGAGTCCGTCGGCTCGGAGCCGCTGGCTTTGCCGAGATCCCCTTTCTGGCCGCAGCGGCCGACGCCTTGCTGCTGGCAGGAAAGCGTGACGCCTCCAGGACCTGCCTCCAGGACGCTGCCGCAGCGATCGCGCTGCGTGCTGGGCGCATCCCCGACGAAGCGGCGAAACATCGCTATCTCCACGAGGAGCGCTGCAACCGAGGCGTCCTCGATGCGTGCTCCCGCCTCGTCTGA
- a CDS encoding collagen-like protein: MTERHQVFSRFTLILALASVNGLVGCGGDEGPAGQPGPTGPAGEPGAPGPEGPPGPPGDGSGTGATGPTGPEGPAGAPGAQGPAGPQGAAGPMGPQGLPGSPGAAGPAGPTGPAGGVGATGPAGAAGATGATGAMGPAGPAGSAGQAGATGPQGTTGPAGPPGPQGPAGPPGTGAHTEDDWGFAGFTVATFNGNIGGRTAAHTACRVEFPGAHFCHASEYLLSNSATEPPPDGAWLDPSVSPDGSIVFGSAPHFGRANGGNTCNGWLSNSNGYSSTSITTGGILTSAGQCGVARALACCNGAPRVVFAGLTSTTHTGNFGGRTGGHALCAGDHPGSHMCHVSEYLRSNALDPIPAEGAWLDPSTAFTGSVVFGGAAIFGRANGGNTCNGWLSNSNGYSSTSIQQGGSITSAGQCGTLKPIACCL, encoded by the coding sequence ATGACAGAGCGACACCAGGTGTTTTCGCGGTTCACCCTCATTCTCGCGCTGGCCAGCGTGAACGGCCTCGTGGGCTGTGGCGGAGACGAGGGGCCGGCGGGGCAGCCCGGTCCCACAGGGCCAGCTGGAGAGCCAGGCGCCCCGGGACCCGAGGGTCCGCCCGGGCCACCTGGTGACGGCAGTGGCACGGGCGCCACGGGCCCCACCGGCCCCGAGGGACCGGCGGGCGCACCCGGAGCGCAGGGGCCGGCAGGTCCGCAAGGCGCAGCAGGGCCCATGGGACCGCAGGGGCTACCTGGTTCTCCAGGTGCGGCTGGACCTGCGGGACCGACTGGACCTGCGGGCGGGGTGGGGGCGACGGGTCCTGCTGGTGCCGCAGGCGCCACGGGGGCCACGGGCGCGATGGGACCGGCGGGGCCGGCGGGGTCGGCGGGCCAGGCGGGAGCCACGGGCCCTCAGGGCACCACCGGCCCCGCGGGACCTCCTGGCCCTCAAGGGCCGGCTGGACCTCCTGGCACCGGGGCTCATACGGAGGACGATTGGGGCTTCGCCGGCTTCACCGTGGCGACCTTCAACGGCAACATCGGAGGCCGGACCGCCGCGCATACGGCCTGCCGTGTCGAGTTTCCCGGTGCCCATTTCTGCCACGCCTCCGAATATCTCCTCTCCAACTCCGCGACCGAGCCTCCCCCCGACGGAGCCTGGCTCGATCCCAGCGTCTCTCCCGACGGCTCCATCGTGTTCGGGAGCGCGCCTCACTTCGGCCGAGCCAACGGCGGCAACACCTGCAACGGCTGGCTCAGCAACAGCAACGGCTACTCGAGCACGAGCATCACGACCGGCGGCATCCTGACGAGTGCCGGCCAGTGCGGCGTCGCGCGCGCGCTCGCGTGCTGTAACGGCGCACCGCGCGTCGTGTTCGCGGGCCTCACCTCCACCACCCACACGGGCAACTTCGGCGGTCGCACCGGAGGCCACGCCCTGTGCGCCGGGGACCATCCCGGATCCCACATGTGTCACGTCTCCGAGTACCTCCGGTCCAACGCCCTGGATCCCATTCCAGCCGAAGGCGCCTGGCTCGATCCGAGCACCGCTTTCACGGGCAGCGTCGTCTTCGGGGGCGCCGCGATCTTCGGCCGAGCCAACGGCGGCAACACCTGCAACGGCTGGCTCAGCAACAGCAACGGTTACTCGAGCACGTCGATCCAGCAGGGGGGGAGCATCACGAGCGCTGGTCAGTGCGGCACGCTGAAGCCAATCGCCTGCTGTCTCTAG
- a CDS encoding serine/threonine-protein kinase PknK, producing the protein MADERSSWIPERFRIERLVARGGMGSVYRAFDRELQRFVALKLMDACLGEGMDAQRFAREVETLAHLEHPRVVQFLGQGQTEEGRPFLVMQWLDGEDLRSRLTRGPLSLRDALEVLKGATEALSAVHALGIVHRDLKPANLFLPGGSIADLTLIDFGIARRITSAMQLTLSGMILGTPQYMAPEQAGSSRSILAASDVYSLGVIFYECLAGKPPFDGPHFAGVLARVLFEAEVPIRALRPSIPDSWAELIGQMLSKTPALRPKDAITLRMRLSRLPAASDDIDGDATAAWSTSPSSLAAGEQTLVCVVLIIPLRHTVAELQVPESERSSHLTAELFARRDTVRSGLSRFGFVTEVLADGSLIATLSSSNVATDLARIAARGALYAREAWPEARIALATGRLLLGHHTCVGEAVDRAACLLSATHDRGPGGVGAESGIWIDQLTAGLLDERFVMSKEAGGVLLRGEQQAPDQSRLLLGKPTPCVGREVELAQLEGLMARAVEDDVAQAALVLAPPGAGKSRLRHELLRRVQRTYPEAVILSGQGDPLTAGSPYGLLSNALRQHAGICAGDPWEQSRALLTERIGRHLPPAEVQRVIEFLGELCGVLFPADGSLALRAARSDPRYMSEQIVQAFLDWLVAEASLHPIVLVLEDLQWGDALTVKLIDSVLRDGDHIPLLVLALGRPEVKDAFPVLFAEHAQEVVLRPLSRRASEALIRGVLGDAVTPSVLGRLTELAGGNALFLEELIRSAAEGKAGKAPETVLAMLQARIAHLTPDARRVLRAASIFGEAFWAEPIQRLCDVWGGPEDVTPWLAHLVEAEFVQRRRHSRFPTHAEYAFRHALVRDAAYSLLTSSDRQSGHLFAGRWLEAMGDTDDIELAGHAWAGGEQERALTFYTHAAEQSLGQNDQHQAIAHAAKGLACGAEGHARGVLSSIQSIALYKLGEWARCSETGLEALDLLPRGSLWWCRTAERLLHVLAQLDRIDRANLLTDEILATTPETDARAAYVYALCTLIGSLTLVGARGKAESCIALLEKNGHTLFDTDLRARGMALCWHSYFLAVLGAEPWRACVLAEESARVFAEGKVPYQLALAGALVGFMRLELGDLEGAEQSGRSALAGAEQLGDGYMLVNARFYLAHTLSERSEPALLDEAVALAQRVLDAEISASYDGCAHWIFAEVALAREQWPVAEVEARPTHALFETLPSYRVALSRCLLRSLIGQGRVEEAANIAREDLERIDRLGGGGFAEILFRAAAAEALLLAGDVDRARDTLGHAVRELERCASSIPDALAKERYLRRNQAVQQLVERWPSDAGPPP; encoded by the coding sequence ATGGCTGACGAGCGAAGCTCGTGGATTCCCGAGCGGTTCCGGATCGAGCGGCTGGTGGCGCGGGGAGGGATGGGCTCGGTCTACCGCGCGTTCGATCGAGAGCTGCAACGCTTCGTCGCACTGAAGCTCATGGATGCTTGCCTCGGCGAGGGCATGGACGCCCAGCGCTTCGCCCGTGAGGTCGAAACGCTCGCCCACCTCGAACACCCGCGCGTGGTCCAGTTCCTCGGCCAGGGGCAGACCGAAGAAGGCCGGCCGTTCCTGGTCATGCAGTGGCTCGATGGGGAGGACCTGCGCAGCAGGCTGACGCGCGGCCCGCTCTCCCTGCGCGATGCCCTGGAGGTCCTCAAGGGGGCCACGGAGGCCCTCTCGGCGGTGCACGCCCTCGGCATCGTCCACCGCGACCTCAAGCCCGCAAACCTGTTCTTGCCGGGCGGCTCCATCGCCGACCTCACGCTCATCGACTTCGGCATCGCGCGCCGCATCACTTCCGCGATGCAGCTCACCCTGTCGGGGATGATCCTGGGCACCCCGCAGTACATGGCGCCCGAGCAAGCCGGGAGCAGCCGGTCGATCCTCGCAGCGAGCGACGTCTACTCCCTCGGCGTCATCTTCTACGAGTGCCTGGCCGGCAAGCCGCCCTTCGACGGACCCCATTTCGCAGGGGTACTCGCCCGGGTCCTGTTCGAGGCCGAGGTGCCGATCCGTGCGCTCCGACCCTCCATCCCGGACTCCTGGGCCGAGCTGATCGGCCAGATGTTGAGCAAGACCCCGGCGCTGCGCCCGAAGGACGCGATCACGCTGCGGATGCGGCTCTCCAGGCTGCCCGCGGCGAGTGACGACATCGACGGCGATGCCACCGCCGCCTGGTCGACCAGCCCGTCCTCGCTCGCGGCCGGTGAGCAGACGCTCGTGTGCGTGGTGCTCATCATCCCCCTCAGGCACACGGTGGCCGAGCTGCAAGTGCCGGAGTCCGAGCGCTCCTCACACCTCACGGCCGAGCTGTTTGCCCGTCGCGATACGGTGCGGAGCGGGCTCTCTCGCTTCGGGTTCGTGACCGAGGTGCTCGCGGACGGCTCGCTGATCGCCACCCTCTCGTCGAGCAACGTCGCCACGGATCTCGCACGCATTGCAGCGAGAGGCGCCCTCTACGCGCGTGAAGCCTGGCCCGAGGCGCGGATCGCGCTGGCCACGGGCCGCCTTCTCCTGGGCCACCACACCTGCGTCGGCGAGGCCGTCGATCGCGCCGCGTGTCTCCTCTCGGCCACTCACGACAGAGGTCCGGGAGGCGTCGGCGCCGAGAGCGGGATCTGGATCGACCAGCTCACCGCCGGCCTCCTCGACGAGCGCTTCGTCATGAGCAAGGAGGCGGGCGGCGTGCTGCTGCGCGGCGAGCAGCAGGCGCCGGATCAGAGCCGCCTCTTGCTCGGGAAGCCCACGCCTTGCGTCGGGAGAGAAGTAGAGCTGGCGCAGCTCGAGGGCCTGATGGCCCGCGCCGTGGAGGATGACGTGGCCCAGGCCGCACTCGTGCTCGCGCCTCCCGGGGCCGGTAAATCGCGCCTGCGCCACGAGCTGCTCCGCCGCGTCCAGCGGACGTACCCCGAGGCTGTGATCCTCTCCGGCCAGGGGGATCCCCTCACGGCGGGGTCGCCGTACGGCCTGCTGAGCAATGCCCTCCGCCAGCACGCCGGGATCTGCGCCGGCGACCCCTGGGAGCAGTCCCGGGCGTTGCTCACCGAGCGCATCGGCAGGCACCTGCCGCCCGCGGAGGTCCAGCGGGTCATCGAGTTTCTGGGCGAGCTGTGCGGCGTGCTCTTTCCTGCGGACGGCAGCCTGGCGCTGCGCGCGGCCCGCAGCGACCCGCGCTACATGAGCGAGCAGATCGTGCAGGCCTTTCTCGACTGGCTCGTGGCCGAGGCGTCCCTGCACCCCATCGTGCTCGTGCTCGAAGATCTGCAGTGGGGGGACGCGCTGACCGTCAAGCTGATCGACAGCGTGCTCCGCGATGGCGACCACATCCCCCTTCTCGTGCTCGCACTCGGCAGGCCCGAGGTGAAGGACGCGTTCCCGGTCCTGTTCGCCGAGCACGCGCAGGAGGTCGTGCTCCGGCCCTTGAGCCGCAGGGCGAGCGAGGCCCTCATCCGAGGCGTCCTCGGTGACGCCGTCACCCCGTCGGTGCTGGGCCGTCTCACCGAGCTGGCGGGCGGCAACGCGCTGTTCCTCGAGGAGCTGATCCGCTCCGCAGCGGAGGGCAAGGCGGGGAAAGCACCGGAGACGGTGCTCGCCATGCTCCAGGCGCGCATCGCTCACCTCACGCCCGATGCGCGCCGCGTCCTGCGTGCGGCCAGCATCTTCGGCGAAGCCTTCTGGGCGGAGCCCATCCAGCGGCTCTGCGATGTCTGGGGAGGGCCAGAGGACGTCACGCCGTGGCTGGCCCACCTCGTCGAGGCCGAGTTCGTACAGCGCCGCCGTCACAGCCGGTTCCCGACCCATGCCGAGTACGCCTTCCGGCACGCCCTCGTGCGCGACGCGGCCTACAGTCTTCTCACCAGCAGCGACCGACAGTCGGGCCATCTCTTCGCCGGCCGCTGGCTGGAGGCCATGGGGGACACCGACGACATCGAGCTCGCTGGCCACGCCTGGGCTGGCGGCGAGCAGGAGCGCGCGCTCACGTTCTACACCCATGCCGCCGAGCAGTCCCTCGGCCAGAACGACCAGCACCAGGCCATCGCGCATGCGGCGAAGGGCCTTGCCTGTGGTGCTGAAGGCCATGCGCGCGGCGTCCTCTCGAGCATCCAGTCGATCGCGCTGTACAAGCTCGGCGAGTGGGCCCGCTGCAGCGAGACCGGGCTCGAAGCGCTCGATCTCCTTCCGCGCGGGAGCTTGTGGTGGTGCCGCACTGCCGAGCGGCTCTTGCACGTGCTCGCCCAGCTCGACCGGATCGACCGGGCGAACCTCCTCACCGACGAGATCCTGGCGACGACCCCGGAGACCGACGCGCGCGCCGCCTACGTTTACGCCCTCTGCACCTTGATCGGCTCGTTGACCCTCGTGGGTGCGCGGGGCAAAGCCGAGAGCTGCATCGCCCTCCTGGAGAAGAACGGCCACACCCTCTTCGACACCGACCTGCGCGCCCGCGGCATGGCGCTTTGCTGGCACTCGTACTTCCTGGCGGTACTCGGCGCCGAACCCTGGCGCGCGTGCGTGCTCGCGGAGGAAAGCGCTCGGGTCTTCGCCGAGGGCAAGGTTCCTTACCAGCTTGCCCTCGCCGGTGCCCTGGTGGGCTTCATGCGCCTGGAGCTGGGCGATCTCGAGGGGGCCGAGCAGTCGGGCCGCAGCGCGCTCGCTGGTGCCGAGCAGCTCGGCGACGGCTACATGCTCGTGAATGCGCGGTTCTACCTCGCGCACACCCTCAGCGAGCGTTCGGAGCCGGCCCTCCTCGACGAGGCGGTGGCGCTCGCGCAGCGCGTCCTCGATGCCGAGATCAGCGCGTCCTACGATGGTTGCGCCCACTGGATCTTCGCCGAGGTGGCGCTCGCTCGTGAGCAGTGGCCGGTCGCCGAAGTGGAGGCACGCCCCACGCACGCGCTGTTCGAGACGCTCCCATCGTACCGGGTGGCGCTGTCGCGCTGCCTTTTACGGAGCCTGATCGGCCAGGGCCGGGTCGAGGAAGCCGCGAACATCGCGAGAGAGGACCTCGAGCGGATCGACCGCCTCGGCGGCGGGGGCTTCGCCGAGATCCTGTTCCGAGCGGCTGCCGCGGAGGCCTTGCTCCTCGCGGGCGACGTCGATCGTGCGCGGGACACGCTCGGTCATGCGGTGCGCGAACTCGAGCGGTGCGCCTCCAGCATCCCCGACGCCCTTGCGAAGGAGCGCTACCTCCGCCGGAACCAGGCCGTCCAGCAGCTCGTCGAGCGCTGGCCGAGCGACGCAGGCCCTCCTCCCTGA